A section of the Enterococcus saigonensis genome encodes:
- a CDS encoding heavy metal translocating P-type ATPase, translated as MDKEEINNKNHSLKNKTSNHGGTEHKHNEEHDHSHGNIPVYFYFIGLITFLIALFLGEDLLILSNMLFSITVVSAGYHVIIEGFGDTIKDSLRTKKFMPNIHFLMVLAAAAAMIIGSFEEAGLLILIFAGAHFLEDYAEGKSKREITNLLKLNPTEARRISTDNSVEVVSVDQLVVGDKVQVLNGGQVPTDGKIISGTTSIDESSINGESIPKEKTVGDDVFGSTINGTGSFVMEVSKDSSDTVFAKILKLVDQSQKNLSKTATTIKRLEPKYVTLVLMIFPFILVLGPTVFGWSWNVTLYRSIVFLISSSPCALAASAVPATLSAISNLAKRGVLFKGGSFLSNLGELKAISFDKTGTLTKGKPVVTNQYFIDGVDEEEVIDVIVSMEKESNHPLATAIVSNFPHTETKTLSVENEVGRGLVSTFNDNEYRISKPSEFNSYDKNIKEKVNEYSKDGKTVVLIAINKEVIGLIALMDVPNSNAKDAIEYFNDQGVHTTLITGDAKLTGESIGNELKIGQVIANVLPEDKAKIVKQQQDSYGLTAMVGDGVNDAPALVNADVGIAMGDGTDVAIDVADVVLMKNDISNLVYAHKVSRRLNKIVWQNIIFSMFIVLLLISLNFLGKMTIGIGVLAHEGSTVLVIFNGLRLLIPQKEM; from the coding sequence ATGGACAAAGAAGAAATCAACAACAAAAATCATTCTCTTAAAAACAAGACTAGTAACCATGGAGGCACTGAGCATAAACATAATGAAGAACACGATCATAGCCATGGGAATATCCCAGTATATTTTTACTTCATAGGGTTAATCACATTTTTAATTGCTCTATTTTTAGGAGAAGATCTACTTATACTTTCTAACATGTTATTTAGTATTACGGTGGTTTCTGCAGGGTACCATGTAATCATAGAGGGCTTTGGAGATACAATAAAAGATAGTTTGAGAACGAAAAAATTCATGCCTAATATTCATTTTTTAATGGTATTAGCAGCAGCTGCCGCAATGATTATTGGTAGTTTTGAGGAAGCCGGTCTATTGATTTTGATTTTTGCCGGAGCACATTTCTTAGAAGATTACGCTGAGGGTAAGAGTAAGAGAGAAATTACGAATCTACTAAAGCTAAATCCCACTGAAGCTAGAAGAATATCAACTGACAACTCTGTTGAAGTCGTGTCAGTTGATCAATTAGTGGTCGGAGATAAAGTGCAAGTTTTAAATGGAGGACAAGTGCCTACAGATGGGAAAATAATCTCTGGAACAACATCAATCGATGAGTCGTCTATAAACGGTGAAAGTATTCCAAAAGAAAAAACAGTGGGTGACGATGTATTCGGAAGTACAATTAATGGTACCGGTTCATTTGTTATGGAAGTTTCAAAAGATAGTAGTGATACTGTATTTGCAAAAATATTAAAACTAGTTGATCAATCGCAGAAAAATTTGAGTAAAACAGCAACAACCATAAAGAGGTTAGAGCCCAAGTATGTGACCTTAGTATTGATGATTTTCCCATTTATATTGGTCTTGGGTCCAACAGTTTTTGGATGGAGCTGGAATGTAACTTTATATCGAAGTATTGTATTTTTAATTTCATCTTCACCTTGCGCATTAGCAGCTAGTGCGGTACCAGCTACTTTATCAGCGATTTCTAATTTAGCTAAGAGAGGTGTACTGTTTAAAGGGGGATCATTTTTATCTAATTTAGGGGAACTTAAAGCTATTTCTTTTGACAAAACAGGGACTTTGACGAAAGGAAAACCCGTTGTTACAAATCAATATTTCATTGATGGGGTCGACGAAGAAGAGGTAATCGACGTTATTGTATCAATGGAAAAAGAATCAAATCATCCTTTAGCGACTGCTATAGTTAGTAATTTTCCACATACGGAGACAAAAACACTATCAGTAGAAAATGAGGTTGGCAGAGGATTAGTATCAACTTTCAATGATAATGAGTATAGAATTTCTAAACCTTCGGAATTTAACAGTTATGATAAAAACATAAAAGAAAAAGTTAATGAGTATTCAAAAGACGGAAAGACTGTTGTTTTAATAGCAATTAATAAGGAAGTTATAGGTTTAATTGCATTAATGGATGTCCCTAACTCGAATGCAAAAGATGCAATAGAATACTTCAATGATCAAGGTGTTCACACTACTTTAATTACAGGAGATGCTAAACTTACGGGTGAATCGATTGGCAATGAGCTAAAGATTGGTCAAGTAATTGCTAATGTTTTACCGGAAGATAAGGCGAAAATTGTTAAACAGCAACAGGATTCATATGGACTAACTGCAATGGTAGGTGACGGAGTCAATGATGCGCCAGCTTTAGTTAATGCGGATGTAGGAATTGCTATGGGCGATGGAACGGATGTTGCTATCGATGTAGCGGATGTGGTTCTAATGAAGAATGACATATCGAATTTAGTTTATGCTCATAAAGTATCTAGACGATTAAATAAAATTGTCTGGCAGAATATTATCTTTTCAATGTTTATTGTGTTGCTATTAATATCATTAAACTTTTTAGGTAAAATGACTATAGGAATAGGAGTTTTAGCTCACGAAGGAAGTACTGTGTTGGTTATTTTTAACGGATTGAGATTATTAATTCCTCAAAAAGAAATGTGA
- a CDS encoding peptidoglycan DD-metalloendopeptidase family protein, whose translation MKKNIFISSILMLFSMSVVSAYAEDIDNEIGKQEQKIDVIKKETKTIEEQKLDTDNSIKKIDAEIKEILENKSVTEKKANEISKEITELTIKINKRKELLRNQARDIQTSDSSNSLIETLLSSESISDAINKAVASITIMNASNGVVEQQQMDIKKSVALEKELEKKLTDIEDQSAELDKKQRNLVDIKLGQELELAELSLSLNTEEEKKQKLIEERDEAEKKKKLALEALEKQRKIEEDAKRMADLEVSKKRETIIDNSAENAELVDEKATKENPSETSKSEENVVSNEEKSNVDLSSKEKDVLSTEESSSSNTGWSRPLDSINISSRFGFRSDPTGYSGNQHDGLDFTGSTGTPIFSINSGEVVAAGYGPSTGNHVIIKHSNGMYSYYMHMSTPPAVSVGQSVSSREYLGGMGTTGNSTGVHLHLGMSTGLWSGFVDPATYIGL comes from the coding sequence GTGAAAAAAAATATTTTTATTTCCAGTATTTTGATGTTGTTTTCTATGTCGGTGGTTTCTGCATATGCGGAGGATATAGATAATGAGATTGGTAAACAGGAACAGAAAATTGACGTGATAAAGAAAGAAACAAAGACCATAGAGGAGCAAAAGTTAGATACTGATAATTCAATTAAGAAAATTGATGCCGAGATTAAAGAAATACTTGAAAATAAATCAGTTACGGAAAAAAAAGCAAATGAAATTTCTAAAGAAATAACGGAGCTGACAATAAAGATTAACAAAAGAAAAGAATTGCTAAGAAATCAAGCTAGAGATATTCAAACTTCTGATTCATCTAATAGTTTAATAGAGACATTACTTAGCTCAGAATCTATTAGTGATGCAATAAATAAAGCCGTTGCCTCTATTACGATTATGAACGCGAGTAACGGTGTAGTAGAACAGCAGCAGATGGATATAAAAAAGAGTGTTGCACTTGAAAAAGAATTAGAAAAAAAACTAACTGACATTGAAGATCAGTCTGCTGAATTAGATAAGAAACAAAGAAACTTAGTTGATATCAAATTGGGACAAGAATTAGAGTTAGCTGAATTATCCCTATCTTTAAATACTGAAGAAGAAAAGAAACAGAAACTCATTGAGGAAAGAGATGAGGCAGAAAAGAAAAAGAAATTAGCTTTAGAGGCTTTGGAAAAGCAACGAAAAATTGAAGAAGACGCTAAGAGAATGGCTGATTTGGAAGTATCTAAGAAACGAGAGACAATTATTGATAATTCAGCAGAGAATGCGGAATTGGTTGATGAAAAAGCTACAAAAGAAAATCCAAGCGAGACAAGTAAATCTGAAGAAAATGTTGTATCGAATGAAGAAAAAAGCAACGTAGATTTATCTTCCAAAGAAAAAGATGTTCTATCAACCGAGGAGTCTAGTTCGTCAAATACTGGTTGGAGTAGGCCTCTAGATTCTATTAATATTTCAAGCCGATTTGGGTTTCGCTCAGATCCCACAGGATATTCTGGAAATCAACATGATGGTTTAGATTTTACCGGATCTACTGGAACTCCAATTTTTTCAATTAATTCCGGAGAAGTTGTTGCAGCAGGTTATGGACCGTCTACTGGAAATCATGTGATTATAAAACACTCTAACGGTATGTATAGTTATTATATGCATATGAGTACCCCACCGGCGGTATCAGTAGGCCAGTCAGTCTCTTCAAGAGAATACTTAGGAGGGATGGGAACGACGGGTAATTCTACTGGAGTTCATCTGCACTTGGGCATGTCTACTGGATTGTGGTCCGGTTTTGTGGACCCAGCGACTTATATAGGCTTATAG
- a CDS encoding IS30 family transposase — protein sequence MTYTHLTTDELVMIESYFKINQSVAKTAHCLNRSRQTIHKVYLFFKQGKSALEYYQQYKKNKSNCGRRPLVLPEEQSEYIQRKVVQGWTPDVIVGRAAFPIRCSARTIYRMFKKGLFNPSDLPMKGKRKPNGHQERRGKQAFRRSIHEREKDYSQFSNEFGHLEGDTIVGLKHKSAVITLVERLSKVIITLKPCGRQAIDIENKLNHWFESVPKNLFKSITFDCGKEFSNWKQISNANDIAIYFADPGTPSQRGLNENSNGLLRRDGLLKSMDFNSVDESFIQSVASKRNNIPRKSLNYRTPLEVFLSYVSIDDLSNLI from the coding sequence ATGACCTATACCCATCTTACAACGGATGAACTTGTAATGATAGAGTCTTATTTCAAAATAAATCAATCTGTTGCGAAAACTGCGCATTGCTTGAATCGTTCAAGACAAACGATCCATAAAGTATACCTGTTCTTCAAGCAAGGAAAATCAGCCTTAGAGTACTATCAACAGTATAAGAAAAACAAATCAAACTGTGGTAGACGCCCGCTTGTTTTACCTGAGGAACAATCAGAATATATTCAAAGAAAGGTTGTTCAAGGATGGACACCCGATGTGATTGTTGGTCGTGCAGCGTTTCCTATTCGTTGTTCTGCTCGTACCATTTATCGTATGTTCAAAAAGGGGCTATTTAATCCTTCTGACTTACCGATGAAAGGCAAGCGTAAACCAAATGGACATCAAGAAAGACGTGGAAAACAAGCTTTCCGTCGCTCTATTCATGAACGTGAAAAAGATTATAGCCAATTCTCAAATGAGTTTGGTCACCTTGAAGGTGACACTATCGTAGGTTTGAAACATAAAAGTGCTGTAATTACCTTAGTTGAACGATTATCAAAAGTTATCATCACATTGAAACCGTGTGGTAGACAAGCGATTGATATTGAAAACAAATTAAATCATTGGTTTGAATCTGTACCGAAAAATCTATTCAAATCCATCACTTTTGATTGTGGAAAGGAATTTTCAAATTGGAAACAGATCAGTAATGCCAATGATATTGCCATTTATTTCGCTGATCCAGGAACGCCGTCTCAAAGAGGCCTAAACGAGAATTCTAACGGATTGTTACGTAGAGATGGTTTATTGAAATCTATGGATTTCAATTCAGTAGATGAATCTTTTATTCAATCTGTCGCATCGAAACGAAATAATATTCCTAGAAAATCACTGAATTATCGAACACCTTTGGAAGTATTTTTGAGTTACGTAAGTATTGATGATTTGTCTAACTTAATTTGA
- a CDS encoding helix-turn-helix domain-containing protein, whose product MMIKKLIEEKKKDKDFAEAYDREGRKLETAVALYHAREEAGLTQAELAQKAHTTQSTIARIERGDNVSFDKLDDIARALGKKLVVEFA is encoded by the coding sequence ATGATGATTAAAAAATTGATTGAAGAAAAGAAAAAAGATAAAGATTTTGCAGAAGCATATGACCGTGAAGGAAGAAAACTCGAAACTGCGGTTGCTCTTTATCATGCTCGGGAGGAAGCAGGGCTAACTCAAGCGGAGCTTGCACAAAAAGCACATACAACTCAATCTACTATTGCTCGAATTGAGAGAGGGGATAACGTATCTTTCGATAAACTTGATGATATCGCCAGGGCATTAGGTAAAAAGCTGGTAGTAGAATTTGCTTAA
- a CDS encoding Fic family protein codes for MNEEKQPNFPDKYHLSRKELVYLLKKNIVELVYNAGKFEGLNTTLLQTEEIIKYNRTNNVAVYDVLTVVNLKRGFEMLLNDVQEPLLETSKRINRIVAAEDALFPGEIRSGGVEVSTIQGRYVPPILTEDDVKNQYHKIMSQEISETEKALHLFLFISKNQIFWNGNVGTALLIANKIMFSNGLGLLSIPENVFMKFNELLSKYYNSNLLVNESNIISFLYEQCIFGINYLKIIQHTI; via the coding sequence ATGAACGAAGAAAAGCAGCCTAACTTTCCTGATAAATACCACTTATCTCGCAAAGAATTGGTGTATTTATTGAAGAAAAACATTGTGGAACTGGTGTATAATGCGGGAAAGTTTGAAGGATTGAATACAACGCTATTACAAACAGAAGAGATTATTAAGTATAATCGGACCAATAACGTTGCTGTATATGATGTCCTGACCGTAGTTAACTTAAAAAGAGGCTTTGAAATGCTTTTAAATGACGTACAGGAGCCCCTGTTAGAGACAAGTAAGCGGATTAATCGGATCGTTGCAGCGGAAGATGCGCTTTTTCCCGGTGAAATACGATCCGGTGGGGTAGAAGTATCGACTATTCAAGGAAGATATGTGCCACCAATATTAACTGAAGATGATGTAAAGAATCAATATCACAAGATAATGAGTCAAGAGATATCAGAGACGGAAAAAGCTTTGCATCTGTTTCTATTTATTTCGAAAAATCAAATATTCTGGAATGGCAATGTGGGTACAGCCTTGTTGATTGCGAATAAGATTATGTTTAGCAACGGTTTAGGACTATTATCAATACCCGAAAATGTATTTATGAAATTTAACGAACTTTTATCAAAGTATTACAACAGTAATCTATTAGTCAATGAGTCAAATATTATATCATTTTTATATGAACAGTGTATCTTTGGTATTAATTATTTGAAAATAATCCAACATACAATTTAA
- a CDS encoding IS6-like element ISS1N family transposase: MNHFKDKQFKKDVIIVAVGYYLRYNLSYREVQELLYDRGINVCHTTIYRWVQEYSKVLYYLWKKKNRQSFYSWKMDETYIKIKGRWHYLYRAIDADGLTLDIWLRKKRDTQAAYAFLKRLHKQFGEPKAIVTDKAPSLGSAFRKLQSVGLYTKTEHRTVKYLNNLIEQDHRPIKRRNKFYQSLRTASSTIKGMETIRGIYKKNRRNGTLFGFSVSTEIKVLMGITA; encoded by the coding sequence ATGAATCATTTTAAAGACAAACAATTCAAAAAAGACGTCATTATTGTCGCTGTTGGTTACTACCTGCGTTACAATCTAAGCTATCGTGAAGTTCAGGAATTGTTATATGATCGTGGAATAAATGTTTGTCATACTACGATTTATCGTTGGGTGCAAGAGTACAGCAAAGTCCTCTATTATCTTTGGAAGAAGAAAAATAGACAATCCTTCTATTCATGGAAAATGGACGAAACCTATATCAAAATTAAGGGACGTTGGCATTATCTTTATCGTGCAATTGATGCGGACGGCTTAACCTTAGATATCTGGTTACGAAAGAAACGGGATACGCAAGCAGCCTATGCTTTCTTAAAACGACTCCATAAACAGTTTGGTGAGCCGAAAGCAATTGTGACCGATAAAGCACCTTCTCTTGGCTCCGCCTTTAGAAAGTTACAGAGTGTGGGTTTATATACTAAGACAGAGCACCGAACTGTGAAGTATCTTAACAATTTAATAGAACAAGACCATCGACCTATTAAACGACGAAATAAATTTTATCAAAGTCTCCGTACAGCCTCTTCCACGATTAAGGGCATGGAGACCATTCGAGGAATATATAAAAAGAACCGAAGAAATGGAACGCTCTTCGGCTTTTCGGTGTCTACTGAAATCAAGGTATTAATGGGAATAACAGCCTAA
- a CDS encoding type II toxin-antitoxin system RelE/ParE family toxin produces MEKISFETFKRPNGHDEFLEWLETLPKKDSAKLLRTIEETEKNGMLVAQRLKWVKKLDTNLYELRSKVGSNIQRAIYFHVDNGRYVITHGFTKKTEKTPITELKHAKELREEWFTNDD; encoded by the coding sequence ATGGAAAAAATATCTTTTGAAACATTTAAAAGACCTAATGGTCATGATGAATTTTTAGAATGGTTGGAAACATTACCAAAAAAAGATAGTGCGAAGCTTTTACGTACAATAGAAGAAACAGAAAAGAATGGGATGCTAGTAGCTCAACGGTTGAAATGGGTGAAAAAATTAGACACTAATTTGTACGAATTAAGAAGTAAGGTAGGATCAAACATCCAAAGAGCCATCTATTTCCATGTGGACAATGGAAGGTATGTCATTACTCACGGATTTACTAAAAAAACGGAGAAAACACCAATAACTGAACTCAAGCATGCAAAAGAACTTAGAGAGGAGTGGTTCACAAATGATGATTAA
- a CDS encoding ArsR/SmtB family transcription factor, which yields MKNKDLERSVEGAQKIVKVLNDRTRLKILFFLSKQERNVSELQSLVQRSHTATSHHLSKLKSNRMVSAERKGKYMYYSLNDEHIKTILKVLFEHTMEEGEFCGTPSQKRLL from the coding sequence ATGAAAAATAAGGATTTAGAAAGATCAGTTGAGGGAGCCCAGAAAATCGTAAAAGTACTCAATGATCGAACCAGACTAAAAATACTGTTTTTTTTGTCGAAACAAGAAAGAAATGTCTCTGAATTACAGTCATTGGTCCAAAGATCACACACAGCAACATCGCATCATCTTTCTAAGTTGAAAAGTAATAGGATGGTTTCAGCAGAGCGTAAAGGAAAGTATATGTACTACTCCTTGAATGATGAACATATAAAAACTATTTTAAAAGTTCTGTTTGAACACACTATGGAAGAGGGTGAATTTTGTGGGACACCATCACAAAAAAGATTATTATAG
- a CDS encoding abortive infection family protein codes for MMTIDEAKQLATYFSVGSAGYILDFTNVTWNIFTKKIVGIEIQNHYGGSKGVSFQKFLLDDQFDDSLKNRLIQSLKGIMDRDKKYESTEMNPIVQLLFEEVFKEDTSTALRKMKFSSEIDLLYIRQLPIRIQTDIKNKDFDSVLTKANTLIDEVLKFIIENTEGPSVNINLFKSKELRKEAFGHLNIKTEKDMDNRIKALVGALNTLSDKILEMRNSQGDAHAHGSNRIVIKEEEAILVANFSMVLCEYLFTKYKELNR; via the coding sequence ATGATGACTATAGACGAAGCAAAACAATTAGCAACTTATTTTTCAGTTGGTTCAGCGGGATATATTTTAGACTTTACTAATGTAACGTGGAACATATTTACAAAGAAAATCGTAGGGATTGAAATACAAAATCATTATGGGGGCTCAAAGGGAGTATCCTTTCAAAAGTTTCTGCTTGACGATCAATTTGATGATTCGTTAAAGAATCGGTTAATCCAATCTTTAAAAGGTATTATGGATCGAGATAAAAAATATGAATCTACTGAAATGAATCCCATAGTTCAGTTGCTTTTTGAGGAAGTATTTAAAGAAGATACTTCAACTGCATTAAGAAAAATGAAATTTTCAAGCGAGATTGATTTACTTTATATTCGGCAGCTACCCATTAGGATTCAAACAGATATTAAAAACAAGGATTTTGACTCTGTTTTGACAAAAGCAAATACTTTAATAGATGAAGTTCTAAAATTTATTATTGAAAATACCGAAGGACCGAGTGTTAATATTAATTTATTTAAGTCAAAAGAATTAAGAAAAGAAGCATTTGGCCACCTCAATATTAAAACTGAAAAAGATATGGATAATAGAATCAAAGCCCTTGTTGGAGCACTCAATACATTATCAGATAAAATACTCGAAATGAGAAATAGTCAAGGAGATGCTCATGCACATGGCTCAAATAGAATAGTAATTAAGGAAGAAGAAGCAATTCTTGTTGCAAATTTTTCTATGGTTTTGTGCGAGTATTTGTTTACTAAGTATAAAGAATTAAATAGATAA
- a CDS encoding DUF4062 domain-containing protein, with translation MKTINLIKVFIASPGDIAAKRNEVEETVYRWNIENTDNTKVILMPIRWETNAIPTYINNSSGQSVINKQIVENSDILLAIFGHKLGSPVDNYRSGTIAEIDYFYKNSKGEVGIFFLDEPVGSVAKFENQTRPL, from the coding sequence ATGAAAACCATAAATCTTATAAAAGTATTTATAGCATCACCAGGTGATATAGCAGCAAAAAGGAATGAAGTAGAAGAAACCGTATATAGATGGAATATAGAAAATACAGATAATACAAAAGTGATTTTGATGCCTATACGATGGGAAACTAATGCGATTCCTACTTATATAAATAATAGCTCTGGGCAAAGTGTTATTAATAAACAAATTGTAGAAAATAGCGATATTTTATTAGCGATTTTTGGCCATAAGTTGGGCTCTCCAGTTGATAATTATAGATCGGGAACTATAGCAGAAATTGATTACTTCTATAAAAATAGCAAAGGCGAAGTAGGAATTTTTTTCTTAGACGAACCAGTTGGTTCTGTTGCGAAGTTTGAAAATCAAACGCGCCCTCTCTGA
- a CDS encoding IS30 family transposase: MTQTENTTFLRKGKHLDYEERNKIEAWKQIDRPLSNRAIAKLLGRAPQTIHSEVKDGTVRQIRRQVQNGKTYEYESFVYSADAGQAAYENARTNSRKQPKWVSSPKFMAYADHQMKTEKQAPDVVVGRAKKLGLFPNETIPCTTTLYTYIDLGWLETKNIDLHLKVRRNTKRSQSRKNKKILGDLIENRPDIVDTRERFGDWEIDTVNGLRVGKDQALLTLIERKTRYEIIIKIDGKAANPVDRALTTLKEAAGNDFEVLFKTITSDNGAEFAGLTTLLKDITEVYFTHPYSSWERGTNENHNGMIRRFIPKGTRMEDVALTTIRRVQDWMNNLPRRILGYATPRECLLNELSELSLAAR, translated from the coding sequence ATGACGCAAACTGAGAATACCACATTTTTACGCAAAGGCAAACACCTTGATTATGAAGAACGAAATAAAATTGAAGCTTGGAAACAAATCGATCGCCCTTTGTCGAATCGTGCGATCGCAAAATTACTCGGACGTGCCCCTCAAACCATTCATAGCGAAGTAAAAGACGGTACGGTTCGCCAAATCAGGCGCCAAGTCCAAAATGGTAAAACCTACGAATATGAATCGTTTGTTTATTCCGCAGATGCTGGTCAAGCCGCTTACGAAAACGCACGAACAAATTCTCGCAAACAACCGAAATGGGTTTCTTCGCCAAAGTTCATGGCGTATGCCGATCATCAAATGAAGACAGAAAAACAAGCGCCTGATGTCGTTGTTGGTCGTGCAAAGAAACTCGGCTTGTTTCCAAATGAGACAATCCCTTGTACCACAACCCTTTACACCTATATTGATCTCGGCTGGCTGGAAACAAAAAATATTGATCTGCATCTCAAGGTTCGACGAAACACCAAGCGATCACAGAGTAGGAAGAATAAAAAAATTCTCGGCGATTTGATCGAAAATCGACCAGATATTGTCGATACTCGTGAACGTTTTGGTGATTGGGAAATTGATACGGTGAACGGACTGCGCGTTGGCAAAGACCAAGCATTGCTTACATTGATCGAACGTAAAACACGTTACGAAATAATCATCAAAATCGATGGAAAAGCAGCTAATCCAGTTGATCGTGCACTGACTACTTTAAAAGAAGCTGCGGGCAACGATTTCGAAGTGCTTTTCAAAACGATTACTTCAGATAATGGTGCTGAATTCGCTGGTCTAACCACACTTCTTAAAGATATTACGGAAGTTTATTTCACCCATCCCTATTCTTCATGGGAACGAGGGACCAACGAAAATCATAATGGGATGATTCGCCGTTTTATACCGAAAGGAACACGTATGGAAGATGTAGCGTTGACTACCATTCGTCGTGTACAGGATTGGATGAACAATTTGCCGAGAAGAATATTGGGTTACGCCACTCCGCGTGAGTGTTTATTGAACGAGCTATCGGAGCTATCCTTAGCCGCTAGATAA
- a CDS encoding tyrosine-type recombinase/integrase, which produces MKSVEPIRDKKKIDAMKAILASGKYGQRNLVLFSIGINTAYRISDLRQLKLSDVLEISRGRVIVKERLAMKEQKTAKHNSVFISNKLRKVILDYVQSEFTEQLQAQDFSNYLFPSRKGADTPLTRQSLWRIIHEAGTAVGLKEIGPHSMRKTFGYFLYKQGTKTEIIQSLLNHSSQRETLRYIGITQEDKDTAVKSLDL; this is translated from the coding sequence ATGAAGAGCGTGGAACCGATTCGCGACAAAAAAAAGATCGATGCCATGAAGGCCATTTTGGCTTCCGGAAAATATGGGCAACGAAATTTGGTGCTTTTTTCGATCGGGATCAATACAGCGTATCGAATCTCCGATTTAAGACAGTTAAAATTAAGTGACGTTTTAGAAATTTCCCGTGGCCGGGTGATTGTCAAAGAACGTCTGGCCATGAAGGAACAAAAAACAGCTAAACACAATTCGGTCTTCATTTCGAACAAATTGCGAAAAGTGATTCTTGATTATGTTCAATCAGAATTTACTGAGCAGCTGCAAGCACAAGACTTCAGTAATTATTTGTTTCCAAGTCGAAAAGGAGCAGATACGCCTTTGACCCGACAAAGCCTTTGGCGGATCATTCATGAAGCAGGAACGGCGGTCGGGTTGAAAGAAATTGGTCCCCATTCGATGCGTAAGACCTTTGGCTATTTTTTGTACAAGCAAGGAACCAAAACAGAGATCATTCAGTCGCTGCTAAACCATTCTTCACAACGGGAGACCTTACGCTATATTGGGATCACCCAGGAAGACAAAGATACCGCAGTAAAGAGTTTGGATCTATGA
- the lspA gene encoding signal peptidase II translates to MLFVSVISIFVLLSVDQIAKLLTVNIFALYEERVIIPDIFSLTYIQNSGAAWGILSNNTNLLIVISVPIIAMLGWLMLKSKKKILTSGLNFIIAGALGNLVDRIRIGYVVDMLRLDFLNFPVFNIADVMLTFGVLLVITDYLSDKISNVENKNH, encoded by the coding sequence ATGTTATTTGTAAGTGTAATATCAATATTCGTTCTTCTAAGTGTAGATCAGATTGCTAAATTATTGACAGTTAATATTTTTGCATTATATGAAGAAAGAGTCATTATTCCCGATATTTTTTCACTGACCTATATTCAAAATAGTGGGGCAGCTTGGGGGATTTTGAGTAATAATACAAACTTATTGATTGTTATATCGGTGCCCATAATCGCTATGTTGGGTTGGCTAATGTTAAAAAGTAAAAAAAAGATTCTGACGAGTGGCCTGAATTTTATTATTGCAGGTGCATTGGGAAACTTAGTAGATCGAATAAGGATTGGCTATGTAGTTGACATGCTACGTCTTGATTTTCTAAATTTCCCTGTATTTAATATTGCAGATGTAATGTTGACGTTTGGTGTGCTTTTGGTGATCACTGATTATCTATCAGATAAAATATCAAATGTAGAGAATAAAAATCATTGA